Proteins from a genomic interval of Pseudomonas sp. RC10:
- a CDS encoding FKBP-type peptidyl-prolyl cis-trans isomerase: MNDELQIIDLQEGTGKVAVKGALITTQYTGTLEDGTVFDSSWERGKPFQCVIGTGRVIKGWDIGIMGMKVGGKRKLRVPSRLGYGERSMGAHITPHSNLIFEIELLEVLTRDD, encoded by the coding sequence ATGAACGACGAACTCCAGATCATCGACCTGCAAGAAGGCACCGGCAAAGTGGCGGTCAAGGGGGCGCTGATCACCACGCAATACACTGGCACGCTCGAAGACGGGACCGTGTTCGATTCCTCCTGGGAACGGGGCAAGCCGTTTCAGTGCGTGATCGGCACAGGTCGGGTCATCAAGGGCTGGGACATCGGGATCATGGGGATGAAAGTCGGCGGCAAGCGCAAGTTGCGGGTGCCGTCCCGTTTGGGTTACGGCGAACGCAGCATGGGAGCGCACATCACGCCGCATTCGAATCTGATTTTCGAGATTGAGTTGCTGGAAGTGCTGACGCGGGATGATTGA
- a CDS encoding aldehyde dehydrogenase (NADP(+)), whose protein sequence is MPNVLGQNFIGGARSGLGEARHKSLDATTGDALPYAFHQATDGEIDAAALAAKDAFLEYRQLSPARRAEFLDAIADELDALGDDFVALVCQETALPAGRIQGERGRTSGQMRLFAKVLRRGDFLGARIDQALPDRKPLPRVDLRQLRIGVGPIAVFGASNFPLAFSTAGGDTASALAAGCPVVVKAHSGHMATADLVGQAIVRAAEKTGMPKGVFNMIFGSGVGEGLVKHPAIQGVGFTGSLHGGTALCKLAAERPQPIPVFAEMSSINPVVLLPGALTARGATIAGELAASVVLGAGQFCTNPGVVIGIRSPALTAFTEQLKEHMGGQAPQTMLNEGGLRSYGKGVQKLLAHPSVTHLAGKPQEGRQAQPQLFKADVSMLLNGDELLQEEVFGPTTLLIEVADDAELKAALQALRGQLTATLIGETADLQKYQWLVPVLEEKVGRILVNGYPTGVEVSDAMVHGGPFPATSDARGTSVGTLAIDRFLRPVCYQNYPDSLLPAALQNANPLGLKRLVNGEWSSDVIA, encoded by the coding sequence ATGCCTAATGTTCTCGGCCAGAACTTCATCGGCGGCGCCCGCAGCGGCCTCGGCGAAGCACGCCACAAGAGTCTGGATGCCACTACTGGCGACGCCCTGCCTTACGCGTTCCATCAGGCCACGGACGGTGAAATCGACGCCGCCGCCCTCGCTGCCAAAGACGCTTTTCTCGAATACCGCCAGTTGAGCCCCGCTCGCCGCGCTGAATTCCTCGACGCCATTGCCGACGAGCTGGATGCATTGGGCGATGACTTCGTCGCACTGGTCTGCCAGGAAACCGCATTGCCTGCGGGCCGTATTCAGGGCGAGCGCGGTCGTACCAGCGGCCAGATGCGTCTGTTTGCCAAAGTCCTGCGTCGCGGCGACTTCCTCGGCGCGCGTATTGACCAGGCCCTGCCGGATCGCAAACCGCTGCCTCGCGTCGACCTGCGCCAGCTGCGCATCGGCGTCGGCCCGATCGCTGTCTTCGGTGCCAGCAACTTCCCGTTGGCCTTCTCCACTGCCGGTGGCGACACTGCTTCTGCATTGGCGGCCGGCTGCCCGGTGGTCGTCAAGGCCCACAGCGGCCACATGGCGACCGCTGATCTGGTCGGCCAGGCCATCGTGCGTGCCGCCGAGAAAACCGGCATGCCGAAAGGCGTGTTCAACATGATTTTCGGCAGCGGCGTTGGCGAAGGTCTGGTCAAGCACCCGGCGATTCAGGGCGTGGGTTTCACCGGTTCGCTGCACGGCGGCACGGCTTTGTGCAAACTGGCCGCCGAGCGTCCACAGCCGATTCCGGTGTTCGCCGAAATGTCGAGCATCAACCCGGTGGTCTTGTTGCCTGGCGCTCTGACAGCCCGTGGCGCGACCATCGCCGGTGAGCTGGCGGCGTCCGTCGTGCTGGGCGCAGGCCAGTTCTGCACCAACCCGGGCGTGGTCATCGGCATTCGCTCCCCTGCCCTGACGGCGTTCACCGAACAGTTGAAAGAGCACATGGGTGGCCAGGCGCCACAGACCATGCTCAACGAAGGCGGTTTGCGCAGCTACGGCAAGGGCGTGCAGAAACTGCTGGCGCACCCGAGCGTCACGCACCTGGCGGGCAAACCGCAGGAAGGTCGTCAGGCGCAGCCGCAGCTGTTCAAGGCGGACGTGAGCATGCTGCTCAACGGTGACGAACTGCTGCAGGAAGAAGTTTTCGGCCCGACGACGCTGCTGATCGAAGTGGCGGATGACGCCGAACTGAAAGCGGCGCTGCAAGCGTTGCGCGGCCAACTGACCGCTACGCTGATCGGCGAAACCGCTGACCTGCAGAAATACCAATGGCTGGTGCCGGTGCTGGAAGAGAAAGTCGGCCGCATCCTGGTCAACGGCTACCCAACCGGTGTGGAAGTGTCTGATGCGATGGTCCACGGTGGCCCGTTCCCGGCTACTTCCGACGCGCGGGGCACCTCCGTCGGCACCCTGGCCATCGACCGCTTCCTGCGTCCGGTCTGCTACCAGAACTACCCGGACAGCCTGCTCCCGGCCGCGCTGCAAAACGCCAACCCACTGGGCCTCAAGCGCTTGGTGAATGGCGAGTGGAGCAGCGACGTCATCGCCTGA
- a CDS encoding carboxymuconolactone decarboxylase family protein: MPSRTDIHQASPTAMKTLQAVEQAVSHLPLEPSLVALVKLRVSQLNGCAASVDRYVHEASLQGESERRLYTVAVWRESPLFSDREQAALNWAECITRIAASHAPDADYDQLSQRFSEAERVDLTLLISTVNSWNRLTLSFTTRPAH; encoded by the coding sequence ATGCCGTCACGAACCGATATTCATCAGGCATCACCCACGGCCATGAAGACCCTGCAAGCCGTGGAGCAGGCTGTGAGTCATTTGCCCCTGGAACCGTCGTTGGTGGCGTTGGTGAAACTGCGGGTCTCACAGCTCAACGGCTGCGCGGCATCGGTGGATCGCTACGTCCATGAGGCGAGTCTGCAAGGAGAGTCCGAGCGCAGGCTCTACACCGTGGCGGTGTGGCGTGAATCTCCCTTGTTCAGCGACCGCGAACAGGCGGCGTTGAACTGGGCCGAGTGCATCACCCGAATCGCTGCGAGCCACGCCCCCGACGCCGATTATGACCAACTGTCGCAGCGCTTCAGCGAAGCCGAACGAGTGGACCTGACACTGTTGATTTCCACGGTGAACAGCTGGAATCGGCTGACGCTGAGTTTCACCACGCGCCCCGCACACTGA
- a CDS encoding PLP-dependent aminotransferase family protein: MELHIVIQGRKDLANQLYQQLRDSIESGRLAAGVQLPPSRLLAAQLGLSRKTISDTYSRLTYENFLVGKIGSGTFVNTLSAQPQRSSIRSDLASQKVVRKWQDISLPLRHPTLEGTLRCDFIGGATAKTQFPHDDWRRCTQYALRQMSQARGFYSQPEGVAPLRHAIAGHIAFARGVKCSAEDVVVCNGAQQALDLIARVLIEPGCTVAMEDPGYTPARLLFAAQGANVVSVPVDEEGIIVDGIPENAHVIYVTPSHQMPLGMPMSVARREALLEKASRIGAIIIEDDYDSEFRYEGRPTDSLQSMDRFGVVAYVGTFSKTLLPELRLGYAVLPSAILEAVIKAKQLTDWHTSTLPQWALAKFISEGLLNKHIRRCHGIYAGRRERILARLAGDLSPWLEAIPCTAGFHMAVMFKVPINLRLLVELARKVEIGLYPLTGFYHSAPTRDGLMLGFGAIETLDIDPALDRLRDVLEQIAWQSCTAR, translated from the coding sequence GTGGAACTTCACATCGTCATTCAAGGCCGCAAGGACCTGGCGAATCAGCTGTACCAGCAACTGCGCGACAGCATCGAATCCGGGCGCCTGGCCGCCGGGGTCCAACTGCCTCCGAGCCGCCTGCTTGCGGCGCAATTGGGGTTGTCCCGCAAGACCATTTCCGACACCTATAGCCGACTGACCTACGAAAACTTTCTGGTGGGCAAGATTGGCAGCGGGACCTTCGTCAACACCCTGAGCGCTCAACCCCAACGCAGCTCGATTCGCTCGGACCTCGCCAGTCAAAAGGTGGTGAGAAAGTGGCAGGACATCTCCCTTCCCCTGCGACACCCCACGCTTGAAGGCACCTTGCGTTGCGACTTCATCGGTGGCGCCACGGCCAAGACCCAATTCCCCCATGACGACTGGCGACGCTGCACCCAGTACGCCTTACGGCAAATGTCCCAGGCACGAGGTTTCTACAGCCAGCCGGAAGGCGTCGCGCCGCTGCGTCACGCCATCGCCGGACACATCGCGTTTGCCCGTGGCGTGAAATGCAGCGCCGAAGACGTGGTGGTGTGCAACGGCGCGCAGCAGGCGCTGGACCTGATTGCCCGCGTATTGATCGAGCCCGGTTGCACTGTGGCCATGGAAGATCCGGGCTACACCCCGGCTCGGCTGCTGTTCGCGGCACAAGGCGCGAATGTGGTCAGCGTGCCGGTGGACGAGGAAGGGATCATCGTCGACGGCATTCCCGAGAACGCCCACGTGATCTACGTCACCCCGTCTCACCAGATGCCCCTGGGCATGCCCATGAGTGTGGCGCGTCGGGAAGCTTTGCTTGAGAAAGCCAGCCGTATCGGCGCGATCATCATAGAGGACGATTACGACAGCGAGTTTCGCTACGAAGGGCGCCCGACGGATTCGTTGCAGAGCATGGATCGGTTCGGTGTCGTGGCGTACGTCGGCACCTTTTCCAAAACCCTTTTGCCCGAGCTGCGGTTGGGCTATGCGGTGCTGCCGAGCGCCATTCTGGAGGCCGTGATCAAGGCCAAACAACTGACCGACTGGCACACCAGCACCCTGCCCCAATGGGCGCTGGCCAAGTTCATCAGCGAGGGGCTGCTGAACAAACACATCCGCCGCTGTCACGGGATCTATGCCGGGCGTCGCGAGCGGATACTGGCGCGACTGGCGGGCGACCTGTCGCCCTGGCTGGAAGCGATTCCGTGCACGGCGGGCTTTCACATGGCAGTGATGTTCAAGGTGCCGATCAACCTGCGACTGTTGGTGGAGTTGGCGCGCAAGGTCGAGATCGGGCTGTACCCGCTGACCGGTTTCTATCACAGCGCCCCAACCCGGGATGGCCTGATGCTGGGGTTTGGTGCCATCGAAACCCTCGACATCGACCCGGCGCTGGACCGGTTGCGGGATGTTCTGGAACAGATTGCCTGGCAGTCCTGCACGGCTCGTTGA
- a CDS encoding carboxymuconolactone decarboxylase family protein — MALRLDYYTASPAALKALILLEAANFDLCIERPLMELIKLRVSQLNDCAFCADMHATEARLNGEQPRRLHALVVWRTSDVFTLRERAALAWCEAVTLLAPEGPPAALYDALCAHFSERERVDLTVGIATINCWNRMAVGFRKGPSA, encoded by the coding sequence ATGGCGCTTCGTCTGGACTACTACACCGCATCCCCGGCAGCGCTCAAAGCGCTCATCCTGCTGGAAGCGGCCAATTTCGACCTTTGCATTGAAAGACCGCTGATGGAGCTGATCAAGTTGCGCGTCTCGCAGCTCAACGACTGTGCGTTCTGCGCCGACATGCACGCCACCGAAGCCCGCCTCAACGGCGAACAGCCGCGACGTTTGCACGCGCTGGTGGTCTGGCGCACATCGGACGTGTTCACCTTGCGAGAACGCGCAGCGCTGGCATGGTGCGAGGCGGTGACCCTGCTGGCGCCGGAAGGGCCACCGGCGGCGTTGTACGACGCGTTGTGCGCCCATTTCTCGGAGCGGGAGCGGGTGGACCTGACAGTGGGAATCGCCACCATCAACTGCTGGAATCGCATGGCCGTGGGCTTTCGCAAGGGGCCGTCTGCCTGA
- a CDS encoding LysE family transporter yields MEFTSGFLLSLSLCLDIGVANIAMITLAMQRGYLQGFWLGLGTCFGDLFYAILALAGMTVLLRYEWVRWGLWLGGSVLLIGFAVKMVIAALSSHGGLAVAGEADNRSGLREFSRGVFLAVSSPTAILWFAAVGGTLISRAGGHGTLSTAFFLSGFFSAGVAWCVFICFAASHGGRLLGDRLLKYSYWVSAAIFCYFAVFVIVSGYHEFIVNAARG; encoded by the coding sequence ATGGAGTTCACCAGTGGCTTTTTGCTGAGCCTTTCGTTGTGCCTGGACATTGGCGTGGCCAACATCGCGATGATCACGCTGGCGATGCAACGCGGTTATCTGCAAGGGTTCTGGTTGGGGCTGGGCACCTGTTTCGGTGATCTGTTCTACGCCATTCTGGCGCTGGCGGGCATGACCGTGCTGTTGCGATACGAATGGGTGCGCTGGGGGTTATGGCTCGGCGGTTCGGTGCTGTTGATCGGCTTCGCGGTGAAGATGGTGATTGCCGCGTTGTCCAGCCACGGTGGCCTGGCCGTGGCCGGGGAGGCGGACAATCGCTCTGGGTTGAGGGAGTTTTCGCGAGGGGTGTTTCTTGCGGTGTCGTCGCCCACGGCCATTCTCTGGTTCGCGGCAGTGGGCGGGACGCTGATCTCGCGGGCGGGCGGACACGGCACCCTCAGCACCGCGTTTTTTCTGTCCGGTTTTTTCAGCGCGGGCGTGGCCTGGTGCGTGTTCATCTGCTTCGCGGCGAGCCATGGCGGGCGATTGTTGGGGGATCGGCTGCTGAAATACTCGTACTGGGTGTCGGCGGCGATCTTCTGTTACTTCGCGGTGTTCGTGATCGTGTCCGGGTATCACGAATTCATCGTCAACGCGGCGCGGGGGTAA
- the treS gene encoding maltose alpha-D-glucosyltransferase, with the protein MTTPDKQYVEWLVEQSMLNAAQQRAKLYGGQGRLWQRPYAQARPRDASAIASVWFTAYPASIITREGGSVLEALGDEKLWHALSEIGIQGIHNGPLKASGGLKGRQKTPSIDGNFDRISFEVDAELGTDAQFLSLSRIAAAHNAVIVDDVIPSHTGKGADFRLAELAYEEYPGLYHMVEIKEEDWSLLPDVPAGRDAINLPPATVDALRDKHYIVGQLQRVIFFEPGVKETDWSTTPVITGVDGKDRRWVYLHYFKEGQPSLNWLDPSFAAQQMIIGDALHAIDVMGARVLRLDANGFLGVERKADGTAWSESHPLAITGNQLLAGAIRKAGGFSFQELNLTIDDIAAMSHGGADLSYDFITRPAYQHALLTGRTEFLRLMLRQVHDFGIDPASLIHALQNHDELTLELVHFWTLHAHDQYLYMGQTFPGNILREHIREEMYERLAGEHAPYNLKFVTNGVSCTTASIITAALGIRELDTITADDVNKIQHIHLLLVMFNAMQPGVFALSGWDLVGALPLPAEQVAHLMGDGDTRWIHRGAYDLVDLDPSAETSAGGMPRPTALYGSLVEQLQRPDSFASQLKKILAVRRAYDIAASRQILIPDVDHPGLLIMVHELPAGKGTQITALNFSAESIVETLHLPGIAPGPVVDIINERVEGDLTEEGEFTITLDAYEGLALRVVSMVAPMM; encoded by the coding sequence ATGACCACACCGGACAAGCAGTACGTGGAATGGCTGGTTGAGCAATCGATGCTCAACGCCGCACAACAACGCGCCAAGCTCTATGGCGGCCAGGGGCGGCTCTGGCAACGGCCTTACGCCCAGGCCCGCCCTCGGGACGCTTCAGCGATTGCGTCGGTGTGGTTCACCGCCTACCCGGCGTCGATCATCACCCGTGAAGGCGGCTCGGTGCTGGAAGCACTGGGGGATGAAAAGCTCTGGCACGCCTTGTCCGAGATTGGGATTCAAGGCATCCACAACGGTCCGCTCAAAGCCTCCGGTGGCCTCAAGGGGCGGCAGAAAACCCCAAGCATCGACGGCAATTTCGACCGCATCAGCTTCGAGGTCGATGCCGAACTGGGCACTGACGCGCAGTTTCTCAGCCTCAGCCGCATCGCCGCCGCGCACAACGCGGTGATCGTCGATGACGTGATCCCGTCCCACACCGGCAAAGGCGCGGATTTCCGTCTGGCTGAGCTGGCCTACGAGGAATATCCCGGCCTGTACCACATGGTCGAGATCAAAGAAGAAGACTGGTCGCTGCTGCCCGACGTCCCCGCTGGGCGCGACGCCATCAACCTGCCGCCCGCGACCGTGGATGCCTTGCGCGACAAGCATTACATCGTCGGTCAGTTGCAGCGGGTGATCTTCTTCGAGCCGGGGGTCAAGGAAACCGACTGGAGCACCACACCGGTCATCACCGGCGTGGACGGCAAAGACCGGCGCTGGGTGTATTTGCATTATTTCAAGGAAGGTCAGCCTTCACTGAACTGGCTGGACCCGAGCTTCGCCGCGCAACAGATGATCATCGGCGACGCGCTGCATGCCATCGACGTGATGGGCGCGCGGGTGTTGCGTCTCGACGCCAACGGCTTCCTTGGCGTCGAGCGCAAGGCCGATGGTACCGCGTGGTCGGAAAGCCATCCGCTGGCGATTACCGGCAACCAGTTGCTGGCGGGCGCGATCCGCAAGGCCGGGGGCTTCAGTTTTCAGGAGCTGAACCTGACCATCGACGACATTGCTGCCATGTCCCACGGCGGCGCCGACCTGTCCTACGACTTCATCACACGTCCGGCCTACCAGCACGCGCTGCTGACCGGCCGCACCGAGTTTTTGCGGCTCATGCTGCGCCAGGTCCATGACTTCGGGATCGATCCCGCGTCGCTGATCCACGCCTTGCAGAACCACGACGAGCTGACCCTGGAGCTGGTGCATTTCTGGACGCTGCATGCCCACGATCAATACCTGTACATGGGCCAGACCTTTCCCGGCAATATCCTGCGCGAGCACATTCGCGAGGAGATGTATGAACGCCTCGCTGGCGAACACGCGCCGTACAACCTCAAGTTCGTGACCAATGGCGTGTCGTGCACCACCGCAAGCATCATCACAGCGGCACTGGGCATTCGTGAGTTGGACACCATCACCGCCGACGACGTGAACAAGATTCAGCACATCCACCTGTTGCTGGTGATGTTCAACGCCATGCAGCCGGGGGTGTTTGCGCTGTCGGGCTGGGATTTGGTGGGGGCGCTGCCGCTGCCCGCCGAGCAGGTCGCGCACCTGATGGGCGATGGCGACACCCGCTGGATTCATCGCGGCGCCTACGATCTGGTGGACCTGGACCCCAGCGCTGAAACCTCGGCGGGCGGCATGCCGCGTCCGACCGCTCTATACGGCAGCCTGGTCGAACAGCTGCAACGGCCGGACTCGTTCGCCTCGCAGTTGAAGAAAATCCTCGCGGTTCGCCGCGCCTACGACATCGCCGCCAGTCGCCAGATTCTGATCCCTGACGTCGACCACCCGGGCCTGCTGATCATGGTCCACGAACTGCCCGCCGGGAAAGGCACGCAGATCACCGCGCTCAACTTCAGCGCCGAATCCATCGTAGAAACCCTGCACCTGCCGGGCATCGCACCGGGGCCGGTGGTGGACATCATCAACGAGCGGGTCGAGGGTGATTTGACCGAGGAGGGTGAATTCACCATTACGCTGGATGCTTACGAAGGTCTCGCGTTGCGGGTCGTGAGCATGGTGGCGCCGATGATGTAA
- a CDS encoding MFS transporter, producing the protein MSIAQPTHTPTLIHLWSYRLTFLLSGMALGAWAPLVPFARDRAGLEEAELGLLLLCFGVGSMLAMPLAGALTTRKGCRFVALIGGALICSMLPLLATLSSFTTLALALAVFGAGLGSIDVAMNVQGLMVEQDHRRPLMSGFHGLFSLGGIVSAGSMGLMLWRGASPLFAVSVMVVIVAGTLLSQARHLLPFSADDPSTPFSWPTVKVLIIGLLCFIALLVEGAILDWSAVFLNRAHQIDLSVAGGAYAVFSLAMAAGRFSGDALRKRFGAVKLLIGGGLLVMLGFAMAVLLQPWPLFLLGFALIGLGLSNTFPVYCSIVGAQTAMPAGLGIAVITGVGYCGILLGPALIGFAAHFIGLRDALLCVGTLLLAQVLSARALAKG; encoded by the coding sequence TTGTCCATCGCTCAACCCACCCACACCCCGACCCTCATTCACCTCTGGAGCTACCGCCTGACGTTTCTGCTGTCCGGCATGGCGCTTGGGGCGTGGGCGCCGTTGGTGCCGTTTGCCCGGGACCGTGCGGGGCTGGAAGAGGCCGAATTGGGGTTGCTGTTGCTGTGCTTCGGCGTAGGTTCGATGCTGGCGATGCCATTGGCAGGCGCCTTGACCACGCGCAAGGGCTGCCGCTTCGTGGCGCTGATCGGCGGGGCCTTGATTTGCAGCATGTTGCCGCTGCTTGCCACGCTGTCGTCGTTCACTACGCTCGCCCTGGCCTTGGCGGTTTTCGGGGCGGGGTTGGGCAGTATCGACGTGGCGATGAACGTGCAAGGACTGATGGTGGAACAGGATCATCGGCGCCCGCTGATGTCAGGGTTTCACGGGCTGTTCAGTCTGGGCGGGATCGTCAGTGCGGGGTCCATGGGGTTGATGCTGTGGCGTGGCGCGTCGCCGTTATTCGCCGTGTCGGTGATGGTGGTCATTGTCGCGGGCACGTTGCTGAGCCAGGCCCGACACTTGCTGCCGTTCAGCGCGGACGACCCTTCGACGCCTTTCTCATGGCCGACGGTGAAGGTGCTGATCATCGGCCTGCTGTGCTTCATTGCGTTGCTGGTGGAAGGCGCGATTCTTGACTGGAGCGCAGTGTTTCTCAACCGTGCTCATCAGATTGACCTGTCGGTCGCGGGGGGCGCTTACGCAGTGTTTTCGCTTGCCATGGCAGCGGGCCGGTTTTCCGGCGATGCCCTGAGAAAGCGCTTCGGTGCCGTGAAACTGCTGATCGGCGGCGGCCTGCTGGTCATGCTCGGTTTTGCCATGGCGGTGCTGTTACAACCGTGGCCGCTGTTCTTGCTCGGCTTTGCGTTGATCGGTCTGGGTTTGTCCAACACGTTCCCGGTTTACTGTTCCATCGTCGGTGCGCAAACAGCGATGCCCGCCGGGTTGGGCATCGCGGTCATCACCGGAGTCGGTTATTGCGGGATTCTGCTGGGGCCGGCACTGATCGGCTTTGCCGCGCACTTCATCGGCTTGCGCGACGCGCTGTTGTGCGTCGGCACGTTGCTGTTGGCGCAGGTGCTCAGCGCGCGGGCATTGGCCAAGGGCTGA
- a CDS encoding NAD-dependent protein deacetylase, translating to MFDTPALSHLESLLHWMNGRSFTVLTGAGISTSSGIPDYRDSEGVRRGRQPMMFQEFLNAPEARRRYWARAMLGWPRVRAAHPNAAHGALAALQQHDLIRGVITQNVDTLHDQAGSHDVIELHGSLHWVLCLDCRQRTERDVIQLTLLEQNPYLAGVDAVQAPDGDTLLDPAFEERFQVPHCPHCGGERMKPDVVFFGENVAPPTAGKAMDRVETSDGLLVVGSSLMAFSAFRLCRRIVEQGKPLIAINLGKTRADDALDAKIEASCEVLLPELAQRLIAH from the coding sequence ATGTTCGATACGCCTGCCCTTTCCCACCTCGAATCCCTCCTGCACTGGATGAACGGACGTTCGTTCACGGTATTGACGGGCGCAGGCATCAGCACCTCGTCCGGAATCCCCGATTACCGTGACAGCGAAGGCGTGCGACGGGGTCGGCAGCCGATGATGTTTCAGGAATTCCTCAACGCCCCCGAAGCGCGCCGCCGGTATTGGGCGCGGGCCATGCTCGGGTGGCCACGTGTTCGCGCTGCACACCCGAACGCGGCTCACGGAGCACTGGCGGCGTTGCAACAACATGATCTCATTCGGGGCGTGATTACCCAGAACGTCGACACGCTGCACGATCAGGCGGGCAGTCATGACGTGATCGAACTGCACGGCAGCCTGCACTGGGTGCTGTGTCTGGATTGCCGTCAGCGCACCGAACGCGACGTGATTCAGCTGACGTTACTGGAGCAGAACCCCTACCTGGCCGGTGTCGATGCGGTTCAGGCCCCGGATGGCGACACCTTGCTCGACCCCGCCTTTGAAGAACGCTTTCAGGTGCCCCACTGCCCTCATTGCGGCGGCGAACGCATGAAGCCGGACGTGGTGTTTTTCGGCGAGAACGTTGCGCCGCCCACGGCGGGCAAGGCCATGGACCGGGTGGAGACCTCAGACGGTTTACTGGTGGTGGGGTCGTCGCTGATGGCTTTTTCGGCGTTTCGACTGTGTCGGCGCATCGTCGAGCAAGGCAAACCGCTGATCGCCATCAACCTTGGCAAGACCCGGGCGGACGACGCGCTGGATGCGAAGATCGAAGCGTCCTGTGAAGTGCTGCTGCCCGAACTGGCGCAGCGGCTCATCGCGCATTGA
- a CDS encoding HDOD domain-containing protein yields MGIEQLFADLGSLPSIPKVAQDLIQQFDNPSSNIESIARNIQKDPVISAKILRLANSARFRGARESSSIDDAAMRLGFNTLRTLVLASAVTGAFKAGPSFDLKGFWLKSFQVAGICRLLAKQSGADAEIAFTCGVMHDIGELLIQTGAPQVAERINSVTKTGTTSRAAIETLQLGFGYPEVGAELARRWQLPPVIQQAIAYQARPMQAPGDATQARIVAQALTVSDALENNGGATPQAQQSIEGPLFEGVDLDALFTALPAVLEADKAFAELLS; encoded by the coding sequence ATGGGTATCGAGCAACTCTTCGCGGATTTGGGCAGTCTTCCGAGCATTCCCAAAGTGGCTCAAGACCTGATTCAACAGTTCGACAACCCGTCGTCGAACATTGAGAGCATCGCTCGCAACATCCAGAAGGACCCGGTGATTTCCGCCAAAATTCTACGGCTGGCCAACTCGGCGCGGTTTCGCGGGGCGCGGGAGTCTTCAAGCATCGACGACGCAGCCATGCGCCTGGGCTTCAACACCCTGCGCACGCTGGTGCTGGCGTCGGCGGTGACCGGGGCGTTCAAGGCCGGGCCAAGCTTCGACCTCAAGGGCTTCTGGCTGAAAAGCTTTCAAGTGGCGGGGATTTGTCGCCTGTTGGCCAAGCAGTCGGGCGCCGACGCTGAAATCGCTTTCACGTGCGGCGTGATGCATGACATTGGCGAGCTGCTGATCCAGACCGGCGCGCCACAAGTGGCCGAGCGCATCAATAGCGTCACCAAGACCGGCACCACCAGCCGGGCCGCCATCGAGACCCTGCAACTGGGCTTCGGCTACCCGGAAGTAGGTGCGGAGCTGGCCCGCCGCTGGCAGTTGCCGCCGGTGATCCAGCAGGCGATTGCCTATCAGGCCCGCCCGATGCAGGCCCCCGGCGACGCGACCCAGGCCCGGATCGTCGCCCAGGCGCTGACCGTGTCCGATGCGCTGGAAAACAACGGCGGTGCGACACCGCAGGCGCAGCAGTCCATCGAAGGGCCGCTGTTTGAAGGCGTTGATCTGGATGCGCTGTTCACGGCATTGCCTGCGGTATTGGAGGCGGACAAGGCCTTTGCGGAGTTGCTGAGCTGA
- a CDS encoding VOC family protein — protein MTDLPKPGAVLFAKDLPRVAAFYRELLDMTQTVTEKRLIVLESSTYQLVIHGIPKAVSDRVIISSPPQRRVDLPTKLVFPVKNLADARAAAVALGGQVDAPAGQFTARGFTACDGFDPEGNVVQFREPAP, from the coding sequence ATGACCGATCTGCCCAAACCCGGCGCCGTACTGTTCGCCAAAGACTTGCCCCGTGTCGCCGCGTTTTATCGCGAACTGCTGGACATGACGCAGACCGTCACTGAAAAACGGTTGATCGTGCTGGAGTCGTCGACCTACCAACTGGTGATTCATGGCATTCCGAAAGCGGTTTCCGACCGGGTCATCATCAGTTCTCCGCCGCAGCGGCGCGTGGACCTGCCCACCAAGCTGGTGTTTCCCGTGAAAAACCTGGCCGATGCCCGCGCAGCGGCGGTCGCCTTGGGTGGGCAGGTGGACGCACCGGCCGGGCAGTTCACCGCCCGCGGCTTCACCGCCTGCGACGGGTTCGACCCGGAGGGCAATGTCGTACAGTTTCGCGAACCGGCGCCGTGA